The nucleotide window CCGCTGCGCGGCCGGGCGCACCTCGACCGGGCCGTCGGGTTCATCAAGAGCCACCAGACGACGTACCTGCCCGGCGAGCTCAACGCCATGGTCGGCAGGCTCGGCCCGCACCAGCGGACGCCGGTGTTCCTGATGGGCACGACCTGGGTCCGGCATTCCTGGTACCTGCGGCTGCCGTCGGCGGGCGGCCCGCCGTGGTCCGGGGTCGTGCGGGTGGAGGCGGCGCCGCACCTCGGCCGCGACCAGGTCGCCGAGCTGGCGAACGTGACCCAGTCCGTGCTGGGGCGGTTCGCGTCGGTCGCCTACAAGGATTCGCGGGCGCCGCAGAACCTCTACCCGATCGCCGGGCTCGAGCGCGACCTGCGCCACCGCCTCGGTGACCAGCAGTTCGTCTACCGGGCGCTGCGGCTGGCCGCGGCCCGCTGACAGCCTGGGGCCCCGGGGCGGCGGACTGGGGATGCGCCGCCCCGGGTGTCCGGTGTGGAGGGTCAGCTCCGCGAGCCGTCTCCGGTCTGCGGTGCCCCCGCCGGCTTGACCGCGACCTGCGGTTTCGCGGGCTTGGCCGGCTTCGGCGGCTTCGGCTTGGCGGTGGGCGGCTTCGGCTTCGTCGTCGGCGGCTGGGGCTTCGTCGTGGTGGGCGGCGGGGTGCCCGTGATCGTGAAGGACTCGACCGCCTTGCGGCCGTCCGAGCACGGGAACGACGCCGTGTACTTGCCGGGCCGCCGGATCGCCGTCGTGCTGCCGCCCATCCGGCCCCAGTTGCCCATGCCGACCATCGTGATCGGAGACGTGAAGCCCGCCGACGTGACCGGCCCGGCCGGCGTGCACCCGTGGCCCAGCCCCGAGTACACCTGCGCGTCGATCCGGCCGCCGGGTTCGACCTGCCGGGTCAGGCTCCACCAGACCTCGTCGGCCGCACTGGCCGGGGCCGACAGGGCGAGTGTCGCCGCGCTCGCGGCCAGCAGGCCGATCAGGGTTTTCTTGACCATGGTTTCCGTCCCCTCTCGTTGTGCTCCCCCCACGCTCGAGCCGGGGAAACGGTTGAGCCGCGGTCTCAGCCCTTGCAGCCGGGCGCGGTCGCGGCGGCCGTCATCAGCTCCGGGGCTGCCGTCACGGCGCCGACCGGGTCGTAGGTGCCGTCGAGGTCCCGCTGCGCCTGCTCGACGGCGTCGCCGGCCGGGCCCTGGGACGCTTCGTCGCCCCGCTTCGCGCGGTCGAGCTTGGTCTTCGCCTCGGTGGCGCGGTCGCGGGCCTTCGTGAACTTCGCGAGGAAGCCCTGCCGCACGGTCTCGGCGAGCGGCACCGGCGCGGGCGGCAGCGCGGTCAGCTTGTCCACCGTCTCGCCGGTGCGGGCCGCGATGCCGCCCAGCGACGCGCTGAGCGCCTTCTGCGCTTCGGCGATCGTCTTGGGCGACGGGCCGGTCTCGGTTTCCCGGTTGGTGCGCTCCCGGTAGCCGTTGACGGCGGAGCAGAAGCCGTCCATCCAGCTGACGGCCGCCGGGTCGGCGGTCGGCTCGACCGTGATGGTCTGGACCGGGCTCGGCTGCGGGGCGGCAGGCGGCGGCGCCGGCGCGGCGGGCTTGGTCCCGCACGCGGTCAGCAGCAGGCAGGCGCCGAGCAGAGCGGCAGTGATCTTCATTCCGAATCCCCTCGTGTTTGCCGGTACACGCGCGAGGGGCCCGGAAGGTTGCGTCAGGCGGCGGCGAGCGTGCCGCCGAGTGCCCGGCGGCCGGCTTCGGTGAGTTCGGCGCGCGTCCACTGGCCGACGGCGACGACCCGGGCGGCCCGGATCAGCCCGGCTCGCGCGAGCTGGTGCGCGGTGGCCTGGTCGCAGCACGGGAGGCCGTCGACCCGCAGGTCGGGCTCACAGCTGCAGGTGAGTTCGGCCCGCCCGGCCCCGACGGCCCGCAGCATCGCCATCGCCCGGCGATTCAGTTCGGTGTCCATGGTCATCCCCCTCTGTGGTGCCGACTATGAGGAGACGTGGCCGCGGTCACCGAATACGCCACTTCGCCCACGGTCACCCGAACGGGGGCAGGCTCAGAGCCGTTCCTGCAGCGCGTCGGCCGCGGCGAGCAGGTCGGCCGCCCACCGCGCGCCGGGCTTGCGGCCGATCCGCTCGATCGGGCCCGACACCGACACGGCCGCGACGACCGTGCCCGCCGAGTCGCGCACCGGGGCCGAGATGCTCGCCACTCCGGGCTCGCGCTCGGCCACGCTCTGCGCCCAGCCACGGCGGCGTACCTCCAGGAGCGTCCGCTCGCCGAAGACCGCGTCGGTCAGGATCGTGCGCTGCGTGTGCGGGTCGGCCCAGGCCGCGAGCACCTTCGCGCCCGAGCCGGCCGTCATCGGCAGGCGGGACCCCACCGGCACGGTGTCGCGCAGGCCGCTCGGCGGCTCCGCCGTCGCGACGCACACGCGCTGGACGCCGTCGCGCCGGTACAGCTGCACGCTTTCGCCCGTGACGTCGCGCAGCTTCGGCAGCACCACGCCCGCCGCGTCGAGGAGCGGGTCCGTCGAACCGCCGGCGAGCTCGGCCAGCGCCGTACCGGGGCGC belongs to Amycolatopsis tolypomycina and includes:
- a CDS encoding IclR family transcriptional regulator, translated to MGQHSGIGVLDKAVAVLQAVADDPCGLAELCTRTGLPRATAHRLAVGLEVHRLLRRGPDGRWRPGTALAELAGGSTDPLLDAAGVVLPKLRDVTGESVQLYRRDGVQRVCVATAEPPSGLRDTVPVGSRLPMTAGSGAKVLAAWADPHTQRTILTDAVFGERTLLEVRRRGWAQSVAEREPGVASISAPVRDSAGTVVAAVSVSGPIERIGRKPGARWAADLLAAADALQERL